A genomic segment from Streptomyces antibioticus encodes:
- a CDS encoding LysR family transcriptional regulator: MQLDLNLLTALDALLEEESVAGAAARLHVTAPAMSRSLGRIRRTTGDQILVRTGRTMTPTPYAIAVREQVHELLHQVQGVLAPSRELDLATLERTFTLRWHDSLLSLSGPALLSAVRAQAPGVRLRFVAETATDTPGLRRGEVDLEANANPVSAPDIRAEKVGESPLVIAVREGHPLTRVKTVTAKRYAAAGHISVSRRGNLSNAIDDALAQLGLTRTVVATAPTEAAALDFVRGCDLVVCLPEATLRSAVAGSGLAVLPVPLDLPSAPIHLSWHQRYDTDQAHTWLRDLARAALTTRTPPQPNPEPADGTAT, from the coding sequence ATGCAACTGGACTTGAACCTCCTGACCGCGCTCGACGCGCTGCTGGAGGAGGAGAGCGTGGCCGGGGCGGCCGCGCGCCTGCACGTCACCGCGCCCGCGATGAGCCGGAGCCTGGGCCGCATCCGGCGCACGACCGGCGACCAGATCCTGGTGCGCACCGGCCGCACGATGACCCCGACGCCGTACGCGATCGCCGTCCGCGAACAGGTGCACGAGCTGCTGCACCAGGTCCAGGGAGTACTGGCCCCCAGCCGTGAACTCGACCTGGCCACCCTGGAACGCACCTTCACCCTGCGCTGGCACGACTCCCTGCTCTCCCTGAGCGGTCCCGCACTGCTGTCGGCCGTGCGCGCGCAGGCACCCGGCGTGCGTCTGCGCTTCGTCGCGGAAACGGCCACCGACACCCCCGGACTGCGGCGCGGCGAGGTCGATCTGGAAGCCAACGCCAACCCCGTGAGCGCACCGGACATACGTGCCGAGAAGGTCGGCGAGAGCCCTCTCGTGATCGCCGTCAGAGAGGGGCACCCCCTCACCCGGGTCAAGACCGTCACCGCGAAGCGTTACGCCGCGGCCGGACACATCTCCGTCTCGCGACGGGGAAACCTCAGCAACGCCATCGACGACGCCCTCGCACAACTCGGCCTGACCCGCACCGTGGTGGCCACCGCACCCACCGAAGCCGCCGCCCTGGACTTCGTGCGCGGCTGCGACCTCGTGGTCTGCCTCCCCGAAGCCACCCTCCGCTCAGCGGTCGCCGGCTCCGGCCTGGCCGTACTCCCCGTCCCGCTCGACCTGCCGTCGGCACCGATCCACCTGTCGTGGCATCAGCGCTACGACACCGACCAGGCCCACACCTGGCTACGCGACCTCGCCCGCGCCGCACTCACCACACGCACGCCCCCACAGCCGAACCCCGAGCCGGCGGACGGGACTGCCACATGA
- a CDS encoding inositol monophosphatase family protein translates to MPEMLQTTDSTNYTDVVSETADAVRAAGAALRERFGDVVRPSSRDELMRALADNDDTALAVLRPRLTRLRPNAGWVEEELDGGALPPGEWWVVDPAEGNINHLHGLPEWAVTATLVRDNRPVLTAVHLPLTGETYTALTGAGAHLDGRRLHVSPATDLSLSVVATSQARPDEDGTVVRRVGSSITAMLFDALVVRTAVPATLHLLNVAAGRIDAFWQFSGARADLLPGALLVTEAGGQLSDAQGHPWTPHSDSFLAAAPGVHAAAVATLSR, encoded by the coding sequence ATGCCCGAAATGCTTCAGACCACCGACTCCACCAACTACACCGACGTGGTGAGCGAGACCGCGGACGCCGTGCGTGCGGCCGGTGCGGCGCTGCGCGAGCGTTTCGGGGACGTGGTCCGTCCCAGCAGCCGCGACGAGCTGATGCGCGCGCTGGCCGACAACGACGACACGGCCCTCGCGGTCCTGCGCCCCCGCCTGACGCGCCTGCGTCCGAACGCCGGCTGGGTGGAGGAGGAGTTGGACGGCGGGGCGCTGCCGCCCGGCGAGTGGTGGGTCGTGGATCCGGCCGAAGGCAACATCAACCACCTGCACGGCCTGCCGGAGTGGGCGGTGACCGCCACCCTCGTGCGGGACAACCGGCCCGTGCTCACCGCGGTCCACCTGCCGCTGACGGGCGAGACCTACACCGCGCTCACCGGCGCGGGCGCCCACCTCGACGGACGGCGGCTGCACGTCTCCCCTGCCACGGACCTCTCCCTGAGCGTCGTGGCCACCAGTCAGGCCCGGCCGGACGAGGACGGGACGGTCGTACGGCGCGTGGGCTCCTCGATCACCGCAATGCTCTTCGACGCGCTCGTCGTGCGCACCGCCGTCCCCGCGACCCTGCACCTGCTGAACGTGGCCGCCGGCCGGATCGACGCCTTCTGGCAGTTCTCCGGCGCCCGCGCGGACCTGCTGCCCGGCGCGCTGCTCGTCACCGAGGCCGGCGGACAACTCTCCGACGCCCAGGGCCACCCCTGGACCCCGCACAGCGACAGCTTCCTGGCCGCCGCGCCCGGCGTCCACGCCGCGGCCGTCGCCACGCTCTCACGCTGA
- a CDS encoding dihydrofolate reductase family protein, with protein MSELLVDFITSLDGYASGQGWPGFWGLEGPEYLAWLGEQPEVTYLMGANTYRLMSGFAAGEVPPGQDEFRPEEEASVDELTQASKVVFSSSLAEPLTWANCTLVRDDAVETVRAMKSSGTGLLSTIGSLSLSRSLLRAGLVDRFRVGMFPVITGATGEERIYDGYPDVALEMTEHRTFDGGIQLVEYKPRVLEHPPLGAPA; from the coding sequence ATGTCGGAGCTTCTCGTCGACTTCATCACCTCCCTCGACGGCTACGCATCGGGACAGGGATGGCCCGGGTTCTGGGGTCTCGAGGGCCCGGAGTACCTCGCTTGGCTCGGTGAGCAGCCCGAGGTCACCTACCTGATGGGAGCGAACACCTACCGCCTGATGTCGGGCTTCGCCGCAGGCGAGGTCCCGCCTGGACAAGACGAGTTCCGGCCCGAGGAAGAGGCGTCCGTCGACGAGCTGACGCAGGCGTCCAAGGTGGTGTTCTCCTCCTCGCTCGCGGAGCCGCTGACGTGGGCCAACTGCACGCTCGTGCGCGACGACGCCGTCGAGACGGTCCGCGCCATGAAGTCGAGCGGTACGGGGCTCCTCAGCACGATCGGCAGCCTCAGCCTGAGCCGGTCCCTGCTGCGCGCCGGCCTCGTCGACCGCTTCCGGGTCGGCATGTTCCCGGTGATCACCGGGGCGACGGGCGAGGAACGCATCTACGACGGCTATCCGGACGTCGCCCTTGAGATGACCGAGCACCGCACCTTCGACGGCGGCATCCAGCTCGTCGAGTACAAGCCCCGCGTGCTCGAGCACCCACCGCTGGGCGCCCCTGCGTGA
- a CDS encoding DUF4265 domain-containing protein produces MTVFIVHDEPVGRDQHNYIAHADLAPFGLDGQKEQLWLKPVGDGVYSVACIPFRTYGLALGDRVRLSENDEVSEVVELSSHRVLRMLLMPTPDPGRLVETTDRIRAEISAAGLLSEWSGDRHVAVDIPADRDPSDLYEVMKREVTADRAFREWADAMPFSAKS; encoded by the coding sequence ATGACAGTCTTCATCGTCCATGACGAACCGGTCGGACGGGATCAGCACAACTACATCGCGCACGCTGACCTGGCCCCCTTCGGGCTGGACGGCCAGAAGGAACAGCTATGGCTCAAGCCCGTCGGTGACGGGGTCTACTCCGTCGCCTGCATCCCGTTCCGGACGTACGGCCTCGCCCTGGGGGACCGGGTCCGTCTGTCGGAGAACGACGAGGTCAGCGAGGTGGTGGAGCTGTCCTCGCATCGTGTCCTGCGCATGCTCCTGATGCCCACCCCGGACCCCGGGCGGCTGGTCGAGACGACGGACCGCATCAGGGCCGAGATCAGCGCCGCAGGTCTTCTCAGCGAGTGGAGCGGCGACCGTCACGTCGCAGTGGACATCCCGGCGGACAGAGACCCCTCAGACCTGTATGAGGTCATGAAGCGCGAGGTGACCGCGGACCGCGCCTTCCGGGAATGGGCCGATGCCATGCCGTTCTCTGCCAAAAGCTGA
- a CDS encoding glycosyltransferase family 2 protein → MSLIVSTLDEGAELHATLESVYAGSVVPDETIVIDDGGTDGSCAPLEREEWRARGVVVHRIRRSGVAAARNAGARLARGTHLVFLDAHCRLERNCLARLCTALDAGPDAVLAPTVSDAAGVAAGCGARLIDAHLRTRWLPPEPDGGAPYAVPLAPGGCLTVRRSTFHRLGGFDAFRELGLEDVDFSLRTWRAGLDLLAVPGARLTHRFRPYPPYRLNGTSRAYNLARTALVHFDGSRREECLRKVIGTPRAAEVLVEAFAGDWEAQRAAVESTSVRPLKAYFERFGDWR, encoded by the coding sequence GTGTCGTTGATCGTCTCGACGCTGGACGAGGGCGCCGAACTGCACGCGACCCTCGAGTCGGTGTACGCCGGATCCGTCGTCCCGGACGAGACGATCGTCATCGACGACGGCGGCACGGACGGCAGTTGCGCCCCGCTGGAACGGGAGGAATGGCGGGCCCGCGGTGTCGTCGTGCACCGCATCCGGCGCAGCGGCGTGGCCGCGGCCCGCAACGCGGGCGCCCGGCTCGCCCGCGGTACGCACCTGGTCTTCCTCGACGCACACTGCCGCCTTGAGCGGAACTGCCTGGCACGCCTGTGCACGGCCCTGGACGCCGGACCCGACGCCGTCCTCGCGCCCACCGTGTCCGACGCCGCCGGCGTGGCGGCGGGCTGCGGGGCGCGGCTGATCGACGCCCACCTGCGGACCCGCTGGCTGCCTCCCGAACCCGACGGCGGCGCCCCGTACGCCGTGCCCCTCGCGCCGGGCGGCTGCCTTACGGTACGCCGGTCGACGTTCCACCGCCTGGGCGGCTTCGACGCCTTCCGCGAACTCGGCCTCGAGGACGTGGACTTCAGCCTCCGGACCTGGCGAGCCGGGCTCGATCTGCTGGCAGTTCCGGGGGCACGGCTGACACACCGCTTCCGTCCGTATCCGCCGTACCGCCTGAACGGTACGAGCCGCGCCTACAACCTGGCGCGCACCGCGCTCGTCCACTTCGACGGTTCCCGGCGCGAGGAGTGCCTGCGCAAGGTGATCGGTACCCCGAGGGCTGCCGAGGTGCTGGTCGAAGCGTTCGCCGGCGACTGGGAGGCGCAGCGGGCCGCCGTCGAGTCGACCAGCGTGCGCCCGCTGAAGGCGTACTTCGAAAGGTTCGGCGACTGGCGCTGA
- a CDS encoding 2OG-Fe(II) oxygenase, translating to MASAPGFLSASECADAIRAMDESPREPAQVVRAGESVLDPSLRLCFDHHFPDDHKRRIGERMASYFDDHRTAFDSDADFLYGPYFMSYEKGSYFRAHRDVANHKDDPPRLAAHRWSLLLYLNGRRASGVLPTFDGGALTVYETDPRLRDRRVVVVPEPGMLLLFRSSLMHEVATVLDGTRYAVAGWMSSAGSPALGGPR from the coding sequence GTGGCGTCGGCTCCGGGCTTCCTCTCGGCCTCCGAATGCGCCGACGCCATCCGGGCCATGGACGAGTCACCCCGCGAGCCGGCCCAGGTCGTCCGCGCCGGCGAGTCGGTCCTCGACCCCTCGCTGCGCCTCTGCTTCGACCACCACTTCCCCGACGACCACAAGCGGCGCATCGGCGAACGCATGGCGTCCTACTTCGACGACCACCGCACGGCGTTCGACTCGGACGCGGACTTCCTCTACGGCCCGTACTTCATGTCGTACGAGAAGGGCAGCTACTTTCGCGCGCACCGCGACGTCGCCAACCACAAGGACGATCCGCCGCGGCTCGCCGCCCACCGCTGGTCGCTGCTGCTGTACCTCAACGGCCGCCGCGCCAGCGGGGTGCTGCCGACGTTCGACGGCGGCGCGCTCACCGTGTACGAGACCGATCCCCGCCTGCGTGACCGCCGGGTGGTCGTCGTGCCCGAGCCGGGGATGCTGCTGCTCTTCCGCTCCTCCCTGATGCACGAGGTGGCGACCGTGCTCGACGGCACGCGGTACGCAGTCGCCGGTTGGATGTCCAGTGCCGGTTCCCCCGCCCTCGGAGGCCCGCGATGA
- a CDS encoding serine/threonine-protein kinase, with the protein MLSARIHSARPGDPGRIGPYRVIGRLGSGGMGTVYAALDPGGRRVAVKVVHPAQAGDDEFRARFKREVELSRRVTGPCLVPLLAADPAAADPWLATPYVPGLTLGEHIATHGPLSGARLYALAAGTAAALAAVHQAGVVHRDVKPGNVILAPDGPRVLDFGIAHALEGTSVTRTGVMTGTSGWISPEGYRTGAVGPAADVFAWGALLAYAATGRPPFGTGAPDAVAARVMSADPDLAGLPDDLLDLATSALAKDPEARPTAAALAGRSTVLLAAQSTHVLRPEAEAPTLTADLVMTGWEGLSTAEDDPAWALARRRVARRRAWLGATVAVTVVGVAAVGTYLMAAHDGDGKPGSTRAGASTTASAPAPGHRSAARTASPEAVTASPAADAPEAGQEAGTPAGKASSPDCLPVTYKLPTGPATCESREDICAVRSPYYIKDIDSLCGGPPALQRVNIISEPSTGGDPGVSYCVAWTGSGSDTSRDAVLLMNAPGYQCGGDLVSPAGTQDPPGEYTVVFFDTEQDCTPLYPGTRLTYPAVLDYSSLDDQQPPQYVCLSEHVGA; encoded by the coding sequence TTGTTGTCTGCGCGTATTCATTCTGCGCGGCCTGGTGATCCGGGCCGGATCGGTCCGTACCGGGTCATCGGCCGGCTGGGTTCAGGCGGCATGGGAACGGTCTACGCGGCCCTGGATCCCGGCGGCCGGCGGGTGGCGGTCAAGGTCGTCCACCCGGCGCAGGCCGGCGACGACGAGTTCCGGGCCCGGTTCAAGCGGGAAGTCGAGCTGTCCCGGCGGGTCACGGGCCCTTGCCTGGTGCCGCTGCTCGCCGCCGACCCCGCCGCGGCTGACCCCTGGCTGGCCACCCCGTACGTGCCCGGCCTCACCCTCGGCGAACACATCGCCACGCACGGCCCGCTGTCCGGGGCCCGGCTCTACGCTCTGGCGGCCGGGACCGCCGCCGCGCTGGCGGCCGTCCACCAAGCCGGGGTGGTGCACCGCGACGTGAAGCCGGGCAACGTCATCCTGGCCCCCGACGGACCCCGGGTACTGGACTTCGGCATCGCCCACGCCCTGGAGGGCACCTCGGTCACCCGGACCGGCGTGATGACCGGCACCAGCGGCTGGATCAGCCCCGAGGGCTACCGCACCGGCGCCGTGGGCCCGGCCGCGGACGTCTTCGCCTGGGGAGCGCTGCTCGCCTACGCCGCCACCGGACGCCCCCCGTTCGGCACCGGCGCACCGGACGCGGTCGCCGCCCGGGTGATGTCCGCCGACCCCGACCTCGCCGGACTCCCCGACGACCTCCTGGACCTCGCCACGTCCGCGCTGGCCAAAGACCCGGAAGCGCGGCCCACCGCCGCCGCTCTGGCGGGGCGGAGCACGGTGCTCCTCGCCGCCCAGAGCACCCACGTCCTGCGGCCGGAGGCCGAGGCTCCGACCTTGACGGCGGACCTGGTGATGACCGGATGGGAAGGTCTGTCGACGGCAGAGGACGACCCGGCCTGGGCCCTGGCCCGGCGCAGGGTCGCCCGCCGCCGGGCCTGGCTCGGTGCCACGGTCGCAGTCACCGTTGTCGGGGTGGCCGCCGTCGGCACCTACCTGATGGCAGCACACGACGGGGACGGGAAGCCGGGCAGCACGCGGGCCGGGGCGAGCACCACGGCCTCCGCGCCCGCCCCCGGCCACCGCTCCGCAGCACGGACCGCCTCACCGGAAGCGGTGACAGCCTCCCCGGCCGCGGACGCTCCAGAGGCCGGACAGGAAGCGGGAACTCCGGCAGGGAAGGCGTCGTCCCCCGACTGCCTACCGGTCACCTACAAGCTGCCCACCGGCCCGGCGACCTGCGAGTCCAGGGAGGACATCTGCGCCGTCCGGTCCCCGTACTACATCAAGGACATCGACAGCCTGTGCGGCGGCCCGCCCGCGCTCCAGAGGGTCAACATCATCTCCGAGCCGTCCACCGGCGGCGACCCGGGAGTCTCCTACTGCGTCGCCTGGACCGGCAGCGGCAGCGACACATCCCGTGACGCCGTGCTGCTGATGAACGCGCCCGGCTACCAGTGCGGGGGAGACCTGGTGAGTCCCGCCGGCACCCAGGATCCGCCGGGGGAGTACACCGTCGTCTTCTTCGACACCGAGCAGGACTGCACGCCCCTGTATCCCGGAACGCGTCTGACCTACCCCGCCGTTCTGGACTACAGCAGCCTCGACGACCAGCAACCCCCGCAGTACGTCTGCCTGAGCGAGCATGTCGGCGCCTGA
- a CDS encoding DUF262 domain-containing protein, with the protein MGSDEIRSQGFSLKELFRDVTYEIDYYQRDYTWGEDEVRTLLRDLCGSFRNWSANPSYLRRPHTAPQYFLGPFVYYESARNRRYLVDGQQRFVTLHLLFLQLRLAAQERADTRAVDRLNRVITIDGAHFSLGITDHEPVLRAVAEARTYETGAGDSLSRRNLWARSRQIESQLAEELDAENLTRFTEWLLDRVVLVGIRAADSDHGYRMFETMNDRGARLTAVDLLKSHLLSHVGANEDQLNTQWQEMLRELATDREDSTAASRFIKAFLLARCAREAQDEDRRQIERNLNVWVRQNAARLHLVPEHPDNFLHFVQDLLKSARLFRPFLAAGRALKTGGDRLETVLFNERNALGCQAVAILAAIDPDDQPSDAKHKGRLVADYMDRWYALRVLQDLPVQSADADTLTHDTLVPLLSRCRTVADVAEALGDLVTQDPGSIRDAVTLGLRGNNAHQIRYLLARATAYVEESCQRPHDVLAYLDRDRFHIEHLWANHHHRVHKEIPDPVVFRSRRNQLGGLGLLMGRENSSINDLPLHDKAGYYARSNVLLGIIAPGYDQRNPLLREFIKTHKLDKVLRPFGPRETMTSVVQTRQELYLCLFEHIWNPERLGLPVPPAGEPEGVPQPPTRPRRATAQRRPVAGRRRTDVARMVAARILTAGTQIVLTYRSTDHWATIDEDGGIILNATGGTPYGRVDEAGAVARGTKTCQGMNEWRIEDEAGARISLRTLRDRAMASGDL; encoded by the coding sequence ATGGGTTCGGACGAGATCAGGTCCCAAGGCTTCAGCCTGAAGGAGCTGTTCCGTGATGTGACCTATGAAATCGACTACTACCAGCGCGACTACACCTGGGGTGAGGACGAAGTCCGCACGCTGCTGCGGGATTTGTGCGGGTCGTTCAGGAACTGGTCCGCCAATCCGTCCTACCTGCGCCGACCGCACACGGCACCGCAGTACTTCCTGGGGCCGTTCGTCTACTACGAGTCCGCCAGGAACAGGCGCTACCTCGTCGACGGGCAGCAGCGGTTCGTCACGCTGCACCTGCTTTTCCTGCAACTGCGGCTTGCGGCACAGGAGCGCGCGGACACCCGGGCCGTCGACCGCCTCAACCGGGTGATCACGATCGACGGAGCGCACTTCTCGCTCGGCATCACCGATCACGAACCGGTCCTGCGAGCGGTCGCCGAGGCCCGCACCTACGAAACGGGCGCCGGCGACTCGCTCTCGCGCCGGAACCTCTGGGCACGCAGCCGGCAGATCGAGTCCCAGCTCGCGGAAGAACTCGACGCGGAGAACCTGACCCGGTTCACCGAGTGGCTGCTGGACCGGGTGGTCCTGGTCGGGATCCGCGCGGCCGACTCCGACCACGGCTACCGGATGTTCGAGACGATGAACGACCGCGGCGCCCGCCTGACCGCCGTCGACCTCCTCAAGAGCCACCTGCTCTCCCACGTCGGAGCGAACGAGGATCAACTGAACACCCAGTGGCAGGAGATGCTCCGGGAACTGGCCACCGACCGGGAGGACTCCACAGCCGCATCCCGCTTCATCAAGGCATTCCTGCTGGCCCGCTGCGCACGCGAGGCCCAGGACGAGGACCGCCGGCAGATCGAGCGCAACCTCAACGTATGGGTCCGCCAGAACGCCGCCCGCCTGCACCTGGTACCCGAACACCCCGACAACTTCCTGCACTTCGTACAAGACCTGCTGAAGTCGGCCAGGCTGTTTCGGCCCTTCCTCGCCGCCGGCCGCGCACTCAAGACAGGCGGCGACCGCCTGGAGACGGTCCTCTTCAACGAACGCAACGCACTGGGCTGCCAGGCCGTCGCCATCCTCGCCGCCATCGACCCCGACGACCAGCCCTCCGACGCCAAGCACAAAGGCCGCCTCGTCGCCGACTACATGGACCGCTGGTACGCCCTCAGGGTCCTGCAGGACTTGCCGGTGCAGTCGGCGGACGCCGACACCCTGACCCACGACACCCTCGTACCCCTCCTGAGCAGGTGCCGCACCGTCGCCGACGTCGCCGAGGCCCTCGGCGACCTCGTCACCCAGGACCCAGGCTCGATACGCGACGCCGTCACGCTCGGGCTGCGCGGCAACAACGCCCATCAGATCCGCTACTTGTTGGCCCGGGCCACCGCCTACGTCGAAGAGTCCTGCCAGCGCCCCCACGACGTGCTCGCCTACCTAGACCGCGACCGGTTCCACATCGAGCACCTGTGGGCCAACCACCACCACCGCGTGCACAAGGAAATACCCGACCCCGTCGTCTTCCGCAGCCGCCGCAACCAACTGGGCGGCCTGGGACTGCTCATGGGGCGCGAGAACTCCAGCATCAACGACCTGCCCCTGCACGACAAGGCCGGCTACTACGCCCGCAGCAACGTCCTGCTGGGCATCATCGCCCCCGGATACGACCAGCGAAACCCGCTGCTGCGCGAGTTCATCAAGACCCACAAGCTCGACAAGGTCCTCAGGCCGTTCGGCCCGCGGGAGACGATGACCTCGGTTGTCCAGACCCGCCAGGAGCTGTATCTGTGCCTGTTCGAACACATCTGGAACCCCGAGCGCCTCGGACTGCCCGTCCCCCCGGCCGGAGAGCCGGAAGGCGTCCCGCAGCCGCCGACCCGGCCCCGCCGGGCTACCGCGCAGCGCCGACCGGTCGCCGGGCGCCGCCGCACCGATGTCGCCCGCATGGTCGCCGCCCGGATCCTGACCGCCGGCACCCAGATCGTGCTCACCTACCGCTCCACCGATCACTGGGCCACCATCGACGAAGACGGCGGCATCATCCTCAACGCGACCGGCGGCACCCCCTACGGCCGGGTCGACGAAGCCGGCGCTGTCGCCCGCGGCACCAAAACCTGCCAGGGCATGAACGAATGGCGCATCGAGGACGAGGCGGGGGCCCGCATCAGCCTGCGAACGCTACGCGATCGCGCGATGGCCTCAGGCGACCTGTGA
- a CDS encoding serine/threonine-protein kinase, with product MGGSGRVEGLEASDPRQVGRYRIVGRLGAGGMGRVYLGRSPGGRPVAVKVVRPELAEEPGFAKRFAREVTAARRVNGFFTAAVVDADPQGDPAWLATAYMPGPSVAEAVETHGAWPAAAVRALGAGVVEALEDIHRVGLVHRDLKPSNVLLAADGPRVIDFGISLVSEASALTATGLTVGTPGFMSPEQLTNASMGPPSDVFSLGALLAYTATGRGPFGEGSVHALLFRIVYEEPDLSGVPDSLSPLIAACLAKKPEDRPGLDALLHQLAFDEYDAAGWLPTAVAADLADRGEAHAAFPPLPVTPPPPTASPGEVPAPARPAQPPLPPVPASTAPQWPPTELDDPSVRRPPPEGRSVHSAPTSTAPSSSSRARAASAGAAEGPGRATGRLHALAPGLYCLLPALAWLIGWKSKLYIDPDDPYALWSENTAITLVIALVGIALTLHAETTARLLPPGQSRTLRILGWSLAVTVSVWILKVLFLSLLALPLAITILVTTTTMRYKLRRRTRATAR from the coding sequence GTGGGGGGCAGTGGGCGGGTCGAGGGGCTGGAGGCGAGCGATCCGCGGCAGGTGGGCCGCTACCGGATCGTGGGCCGGCTGGGCGCCGGCGGGATGGGCCGTGTCTACCTCGGCCGGTCCCCGGGCGGCCGCCCGGTCGCGGTGAAGGTGGTACGGCCGGAACTGGCGGAGGAGCCCGGTTTCGCGAAGCGGTTCGCCCGTGAGGTGACCGCGGCGCGTCGGGTGAACGGTTTCTTCACCGCAGCCGTGGTCGATGCCGACCCGCAGGGGGATCCGGCCTGGCTGGCGACCGCCTACATGCCGGGCCCGTCCGTGGCCGAGGCCGTCGAAACCCACGGCGCGTGGCCGGCGGCCGCGGTGCGGGCGCTGGGAGCGGGAGTGGTGGAGGCGTTGGAGGACATCCACCGGGTGGGGCTGGTGCACCGGGACCTCAAGCCGTCGAACGTGCTCCTGGCCGCTGACGGCCCCCGTGTCATCGACTTCGGGATCTCGCTGGTGAGCGAGGCCAGCGCCCTCACCGCGACCGGGCTGACCGTGGGCACTCCAGGTTTCATGTCGCCCGAGCAGCTCACCAACGCCTCCATGGGCCCGCCCAGCGATGTCTTCTCCTTGGGCGCGCTCCTGGCCTACACGGCGACCGGTCGGGGCCCCTTCGGCGAGGGCTCGGTGCACGCGCTGCTCTTCCGCATCGTCTACGAGGAACCCGACCTGAGCGGCGTCCCGGACAGCCTGAGCCCGCTCATCGCCGCGTGCCTGGCCAAGAAACCCGAGGACCGGCCTGGCCTGGACGCCCTTCTGCACCAACTCGCCTTCGACGAGTACGACGCCGCCGGGTGGCTGCCGACGGCCGTCGCCGCGGACCTGGCAGACCGCGGTGAGGCACACGCCGCCTTCCCGCCCCTGCCCGTCACACCTCCACCACCGACCGCATCCCCGGGTGAGGTGCCGGCCCCTGCCCGACCGGCGCAGCCGCCCCTGCCACCTGTGCCGGCCTCTACCGCACCGCAGTGGCCACCGACCGAACTTGACGATCCGTCGGTTCGGCGTCCGCCGCCGGAGGGGCGGTCCGTCCACAGCGCACCCACCTCGACCGCTCCGTCCTCCTCGTCCCGTGCCCGTGCTGCGTCGGCCGGCGCCGCGGAAGGGCCCGGCCGGGCAACTGGTCGGCTGCACGCCCTGGCCCCCGGCCTCTACTGTCTCCTGCCGGCCCTCGCGTGGCTGATCGGATGGAAGTCCAAGCTCTACATCGACCCCGACGACCCCTATGCGCTCTGGAGCGAGAACACCGCCATCACCCTGGTCATCGCGCTCGTCGGCATCGCCCTGACGCTCCACGCCGAGACCACGGCCCGCCTGCTCCCCCCGGGACAGAGCCGCACGCTGCGCATCCTGGGCTGGAGCCTGGCGGTCACCGTGAGCGTCTGGATCCTCAAGGTGCTCTTCCTCAGCCTGCTGGCCCTCCCCCTGGCCATCACCATCCTGGTGACCACCACGACGATGCGCTACAAGCTCAGACGACGAACCCGGGCGACAGCGCGGTGA
- a CDS encoding SDR family oxidoreductase, which produces MLAFMSEKTIVLVTGANKGIGYEIAAGLGARGWSVGVGARDEQRRKDAVAKLRAAGADAFGVPLDVTDAGSVAAAVQLVEERAGRLDVLVNNAGVADGRPEEPTTIDLETVRRLLETNVLGVIRVTNAMLPLLHRSAHPRIVNQSSHVGSLTLQTTPGVDLGGISGAYAPTKTYLNALTVQYAKELSGTNVLINNACPGYVATDLNGFSGTQTPEQGAAIAIRLATLPDDGPTGRLFDDSGVVPW; this is translated from the coding sequence ATGCTCGCATTCATGAGCGAGAAGACGATCGTGCTGGTCACTGGTGCGAACAAGGGAATCGGGTATGAGATCGCGGCCGGGCTCGGTGCGCGGGGCTGGAGTGTCGGTGTCGGCGCCCGGGACGAGCAGCGCCGGAAGGACGCTGTGGCGAAGTTGCGTGCGGCCGGTGCTGACGCGTTCGGCGTGCCCTTGGACGTGACCGACGCCGGGAGCGTCGCCGCCGCAGTCCAACTGGTCGAGGAGCGGGCAGGACGGCTGGACGTACTGGTCAACAACGCCGGCGTTGCCGACGGCCGGCCGGAGGAACCGACGACCATCGACCTCGAGACCGTGCGGCGACTGCTGGAGACCAACGTCCTCGGCGTCATCAGGGTCACCAACGCGATGCTGCCCCTGCTGCACCGTTCGGCGCACCCGCGGATCGTCAACCAGTCCAGCCACGTCGGCTCCCTGACACTCCAGACCACGCCCGGCGTGGATCTCGGGGGAATCAGCGGGGCGTACGCGCCGACGAAGACCTACCTCAACGCCCTCACCGTCCAGTACGCCAAGGAGCTGAGCGGCACCAACGTCCTGATCAACAACGCCTGCCCCGGTTACGTGGCCACCGACCTCAACGGATTCAGCGGGACGCAGACCCCCGAGCAGGGCGCGGCGATCGCCATCCGGCTGGCGACCCTGCCGGACGACGGCCCGACCGGCCGGCTGTTCGACGACAGCGGCGTCGTACCCTGGTGA